Proteins encoded in a region of the Mucilaginibacter sabulilitoris genome:
- the gltB gene encoding glutamate synthase large subunit, with amino-acid sequence MNQTESHQGLYRPEFEHDSCGTGFITNINGHKTYQIIDDALTMLENMEHRGACGCDPETGDGAGILIQLPHEFLMEECSNLEISLPEPGEYGVGMIFFPKDSAQKKACRNVITNAIEKLGLIKLGYRKLAVDSMAVGETARQAEPDVEQIFIARPTSITNAEDFERKLFILRRYINKTITETIPGAGDHFYFTSLSCKTIVYKGQVTTYQLRKYYSDLNDPRIASGFAMIHSRFSTNTFPSWKLAQPFRLIAHNGEINTLTGNLNWFYSGLKSYASAYFTAEEMEMIMPVIDNNQSDSACLDNIIEILLHSGRSLPHVMMMLIPEAWDGNEQMDPVKKAFYEYHATLMEPWDGPAAISFTDGKLVGAVLDRNGLRPLRYVITNDGRVIAASEAGTLAIDESTVLRKGRLQPGKMLLIDTEQARIITDEEIKQQIATQQPYGRWLENYKINLSELAEPRLAFASLSEPSVFRYQQVFGYSREDVDTIIKPMAVDGKEPIGSMGTDVPLAILSDKPQHLSSYFKQFFAQVTNPPIDPIRERLVMSLATFIGNNGNLLDEDKMHCHCVVLKHPILKNHQLERLRSIDTGLFHAKTLQTYFNADGMPGSLEKGIARLCRYAEDAVDDGFEVLILSDRAVDSEHAPIPSLLAVSAVHHHLIKKGRRGAVGLVVETGDAWEVHHFACLLAFGATAINPYLALSTIETVKNNGSLETSLDIKTLHKNYVKSVNDGLLKIFSKMGISTLQSYHGSQVFEILGLNKAVVDRYFSGAVTRIGGLGLDEIAREALCKHRIGFSAKAADNLLPEGGIYQWKRRGEAHLFNPTTVHLLQHATRTNDYAVYKNYAKVINEQTEKHFTIRGLLDFAHHREAISIDEVEPAENIMKRFATGAMSFGSISHEAHSTMAIAMNRIGGKSNTGEGGEDEMRYEKLPNGDSMRSAIKQVASARFGVTSNYLTNADELQIKMAQGAKPGEGGQLPGHKVDDWIAKTRHSTPGVGLISPPPHHDIYSIEDLAQLIFDLKNANRAARINVKLVSKAGVGTIAAGVAKAHADVILIAGYDGGTGASPISSIKHAGLPWELGLTEAHQTLVRNKLRSRVVLQTDGQLKTGRDLAIAALMGAEEWGVATAALVAGGCIMMRKCHLNTCPVGVATQDPELRKLFSGKPEHVVNLFRFMAEELREIMAELGFRTIHEMVGRVQFLKVKDHLDNWKAKKIDLSGILHPVTNTKGMTLYNSESQDHGMSDILDWKLLESAKAALEDKTPVFASFDVINVNRTIGTLLSNEVSKIYGSAGLPDNTINYKFKGSAGQSFGAFATKGLSFELEGEANDYVGKGLSGAQLAIYPATNATFVPEDNIIIGNVALYGATSGEVFIGGMAGERFAVRNSGATTVVEGIGDHGCEYMTGGRALILGKTGRNFAAGMSGGLAWVYNPDGSFAENCNTEMVDLDPLSVQDEEQILGLLRKHISLTGSKLAQQILNNWNEASTQFVKVYPKEYKKVLEKLQYQTIG; translated from the coding sequence ATGAATCAAACTGAGAGCCACCAGGGCCTTTACCGGCCAGAATTTGAACACGATTCCTGCGGAACTGGATTTATAACCAATATTAATGGTCATAAAACTTACCAGATAATTGACGACGCGCTCACCATGCTCGAAAACATGGAACACCGCGGCGCCTGCGGATGCGACCCGGAAACCGGCGATGGGGCTGGTATATTGATACAACTACCTCATGAATTTTTGATGGAAGAATGCTCAAACCTGGAGATCAGCCTGCCTGAACCAGGTGAGTATGGTGTTGGGATGATATTTTTTCCAAAAGATTCGGCACAGAAAAAAGCTTGCCGCAATGTAATTACCAATGCTATTGAAAAGTTAGGTCTTATTAAGTTAGGTTACCGCAAATTAGCTGTAGATTCAATGGCTGTTGGCGAAACCGCGCGTCAGGCCGAACCTGATGTTGAGCAGATATTTATTGCAAGGCCAACCAGCATTACCAATGCCGAGGATTTTGAACGCAAACTATTCATATTAAGAAGATATATTAATAAAACCATCACCGAAACTATTCCCGGTGCTGGCGATCATTTTTACTTTACATCGCTGTCATGTAAAACAATTGTTTACAAAGGTCAGGTAACTACCTATCAGCTGCGTAAATACTATTCAGATCTTAATGATCCGCGTATCGCATCAGGCTTTGCCATGATCCACTCGCGTTTCTCTACCAATACGTTCCCGTCATGGAAACTGGCTCAGCCATTCCGCTTAATTGCTCACAATGGCGAGATCAATACACTTACCGGTAACCTTAACTGGTTTTACTCCGGATTAAAATCTTATGCTTCGGCTTATTTTACTGCCGAAGAAATGGAGATGATCATGCCAGTGATTGATAACAACCAGTCTGACTCGGCTTGCCTGGACAATATCATCGAAATATTGCTGCATTCAGGTCGTTCGTTACCGCACGTAATGATGATGCTGATACCTGAGGCATGGGATGGCAACGAACAAATGGATCCGGTTAAAAAGGCATTTTACGAGTATCATGCAACCTTAATGGAGCCATGGGATGGCCCAGCCGCTATCAGCTTTACAGATGGTAAACTGGTTGGTGCTGTGCTTGACCGTAATGGTTTACGCCCGCTGCGCTATGTGATCACTAATGATGGCCGTGTAATTGCCGCTTCCGAAGCCGGTACACTGGCTATTGATGAGAGCACTGTGTTACGTAAAGGTCGTTTGCAGCCCGGTAAAATGCTGCTAATTGATACTGAGCAGGCCCGCATTATTACCGACGAAGAAATTAAACAACAAATTGCCACTCAGCAGCCTTATGGTCGTTGGCTGGAAAACTACAAAATAAACCTGAGCGAGCTGGCTGAGCCACGTTTGGCTTTTGCGAGCCTTTCTGAGCCTTCTGTGTTCCGTTATCAGCAGGTATTTGGATATAGCCGTGAAGACGTTGATACCATTATTAAACCAATGGCGGTTGACGGCAAAGAACCTATAGGTTCTATGGGTACTGACGTGCCGTTAGCTATATTGTCGGATAAACCTCAGCACCTGTCAAGCTACTTTAAACAATTTTTTGCGCAGGTTACCAATCCACCTATCGATCCTATCCGTGAGCGTTTGGTAATGAGTTTGGCTACCTTTATAGGTAACAACGGCAATTTGCTTGATGAAGATAAAATGCACTGCCATTGCGTAGTATTAAAACACCCGATATTAAAAAATCACCAATTAGAAAGACTGCGCAGTATTGATACCGGCTTGTTCCACGCCAAAACACTGCAAACCTATTTTAATGCCGATGGCATGCCGGGTTCACTTGAAAAAGGCATAGCAAGGCTTTGTCGTTATGCCGAAGACGCTGTTGATGATGGCTTTGAGGTACTGATCCTGTCTGACCGTGCGGTTGATTCTGAGCACGCGCCAATCCCGTCATTGCTGGCCGTATCTGCAGTACACCACCACCTGATTAAAAAAGGTCGTCGTGGCGCGGTAGGTTTGGTTGTTGAAACCGGCGATGCCTGGGAAGTACACCATTTTGCCTGTTTACTGGCATTTGGTGCAACTGCTATTAACCCTTATCTGGCGCTATCGACCATTGAAACGGTTAAAAACAATGGCAGCCTGGAAACCAGTCTTGACATTAAAACACTGCATAAAAACTACGTAAAATCTGTAAACGATGGTTTGCTGAAGATATTCTCAAAAATGGGTATATCAACCTTACAGTCATACCACGGATCGCAGGTATTTGAAATATTAGGTTTAAACAAAGCGGTTGTTGATCGTTATTTCTCCGGAGCTGTGACCCGCATAGGTGGTTTAGGTTTGGATGAAATTGCACGCGAGGCCCTTTGCAAACACCGCATCGGCTTTAGCGCCAAAGCCGCTGATAACCTGCTGCCCGAAGGTGGTATTTACCAGTGGAAACGCCGCGGCGAGGCTCACTTGTTTAACCCAACAACTGTACACTTGTTACAGCATGCTACCCGTACTAATGATTACGCGGTATATAAAAACTATGCTAAAGTAATTAACGAGCAAACCGAAAAGCATTTCACTATCCGTGGCCTGCTTGATTTTGCTCATCACCGTGAGGCCATCAGCATTGATGAGGTTGAACCGGCCGAAAACATCATGAAACGCTTTGCAACAGGCGCCATGTCATTCGGCTCTATCTCACATGAGGCACACAGCACTATGGCTATCGCCATGAACCGCATAGGTGGCAAAAGCAATACCGGCGAGGGTGGTGAAGATGAAATGCGCTATGAAAAACTGCCAAACGGCGATTCTATGCGTTCGGCCATTAAGCAGGTTGCTTCGGCACGTTTCGGGGTAACTTCAAACTACCTTACCAATGCCGATGAATTACAGATAAAAATGGCGCAAGGTGCAAAACCAGGTGAGGGCGGACAGCTGCCCGGTCATAAAGTTGATGACTGGATTGCAAAAACCCGTCACTCTACTCCGGGTGTAGGTTTAATTTCGCCCCCGCCGCACCACGATATTTATTCAATTGAAGATTTAGCGCAGCTGATATTCGATCTTAAGAATGCCAACCGTGCCGCACGTATCAACGTAAAACTGGTTTCAAAAGCCGGTGTTGGTACCATAGCCGCTGGTGTTGCTAAAGCTCATGCTGATGTGATCCTTATTGCAGGTTACGATGGCGGTACAGGCGCATCGCCGATAAGCTCTATAAAACATGCAGGCTTACCATGGGAACTTGGTTTAACCGAAGCTCACCAAACACTGGTACGCAACAAACTGCGCAGCCGTGTGGTACTGCAAACAGATGGTCAGCTAAAAACCGGTCGCGATTTAGCTATTGCAGCTTTAATGGGCGCCGAAGAATGGGGTGTTGCTACTGCGGCCCTCGTTGCAGGCGGTTGTATCATGATGCGTAAATGCCACTTAAACACCTGCCCTGTAGGTGTGGCTACTCAAGATCCTGAACTGAGAAAACTATTTTCAGGTAAGCCTGAACACGTGGTTAACCTGTTCCGCTTTATGGCAGAAGAGCTTCGCGAAATTATGGCTGAGTTAGGTTTCCGTACTATTCATGAAATGGTTGGCCGCGTTCAATTCCTGAAAGTGAAAGATCATCTGGATAACTGGAAAGCTAAAAAGATCGACCTTTCGGGCATACTGCACCCGGTAACCAACACCAAAGGTATGACCCTGTATAACAGCGAAAGCCAGGATCATGGCATGAGCGATATATTGGACTGGAAACTGTTGGAAAGCGCTAAAGCTGCTCTTGAAGATAAAACGCCGGTGTTTGCATCATTTGATGTAATTAACGTTAACCGTACCATCGGTACCTTGTTGTCAAACGAAGTATCTAAAATATACGGTTCAGCAGGATTGCCTGATAATACCATTAACTATAAATTCAAAGGCTCAGCCGGACAAAGCTTTGGCGCGTTTGCCACTAAAGGTTTATCATTTGAACTGGAAGGCGAAGCCAATGATTATGTAGGAAAAGGCTTATCTGGCGCACAATTGGCTATCTATCCTGCAACCAACGCAACTTTTGTACCTGAAGACAATATCATCATCGGTAATGTGGCCCTGTATGGAGCTACATCTGGCGAGGTATTTATAGGCGGTATGGCAGGCGAACGTTTCGCGGTACGTAACTCTGGCGCTACAACAGTTGTTGAAGGTATAGGCGACCATGGTTGTGAATACATGACCGGTGGCCGCGCGCTGATTTTGGGAAAAACAGGCAGAAACTTTGCAGCAGGTATGAGCGGCGGTTTAGCCTGGGTTTATAACCCGGATGGTAGCTTTGCCGAAAATTGCAACACCGAAATGGTTGATCTTGATCCGCTATCAGTACAGGACGAAGAGCAAATACTGGGCTTATTGCGTAAGCACATCAGCTTAACCGGCAGCAAGCTTGCACAACAGATACTAAACAACTGGAACGAAGCATCAACACAGTTTGTTAAGGTATATCCAAAAGAGTATAAAAAAGTATTAGAGAAATTACAATATCAAACAATAGGCTAA